The bacterium nucleotide sequence TGAGATGTCGATTCAGTGGCTGTTCGACGAGTTCGGCGTCAGGGATTCTGACATCGAGGCGGTTGCGGTTTCATACCACATGAACTCCTACCTGGCGATCAAAACGATCGTTGACGCGGTGGTGAGCAACCTGAGGCGAATGACGATAAAGAACATCATAAAACAGCGGATTGGGTCGGACGATCCTGCTGCGAAGGTGGTCTATGGCAACATCGTGGGCTATTTCTACAACCGGAAGAGGTTTTTGTCGCGGTTGAGGCGTCGGTTCAAGCGGGTGTTCGAGCTGAAACATCACCTGTGCCACGCTGCGAGCGCGTTTCGGATGTCGGGGTTTGAGAAGGCGAACATACTCGTGATTGACGGGCTTGGTGAGGACCACTCCACGTCGCTTTACATCGGCGATGGGAACAGGATTTCGGAGCCGGTCCGCCAATACAGCCAATATCAATCGCTTGGGATGCTCTACAAGACGATTACGTTTCTGCTAGGCTTCGGCTACTTTGGCGACGGGAAGTTGATGGGTCTTTCTTCCTACGGCGAGTTTGACCCCAAGTATGAGAATATCCTGGAAGTCTCGCGCCACGACTACCACGTCAACCTGGAGCAGATTCGCAAGGTCGGGCCTTATGCGAGGCGCTATCAGATGGGCGACCCCATCCTTCAGGAGCATAAGAACATCGCGAAGACTGTGCAGACGCAGCTAGAGCGCGCGGCGGTCCAGCTGGCCGAGTATCTATACAAGCTGACTGGGTATCGGAAGCTGTGCATCGCGGGCGGTGTGGGGCTCAACTGCAACACAAACGGGAAGCTCCTGGAGCAGGAGTTCGTCGACGAGTTATTCGTTCAGCCGGGAGCGATGGACATGGGCACTGCGATTGGCGGGGCGCTCGAGGCCTACGCGATGTTGGGGAACGAGTCAAAGACCAGGCTCAGGACGGTCGCGTATGGGCCTGAGTATTCGGACGAGCAGCTCGAGGCGGCGCTCAAGCGAGCGGGGCTTTCCTACTACAAGTCCAGCGATGCGCCAAAAGAGGCGGCTCAGATGGTTGCGGACAACAAGATCGTCGGCTGGTTTCAGGGCCGGATGGAGTTTGGCCCTCGGGCGTTGGGCTACCGGACAATCATGGGCAATCCGTGCAGCGCCGAGATGAAGGATTTGGTCAATAAGGTCAAGGACCGTGAGCTTTGGCGGCCGCTCGCGCCCTCAGTGCTTTACGAGGACGTCGGTGATTGGTTCGAGAACGCTGCCGACAGCGAGTTCATGACGCTGAACTTCAAGTACAAGAACGGCATGGGCGACAAGGTCCCCTCGGTCAAACACGTCGATAACACGGCCCGCATCCAGACTGTCCACGAGGACGAGAACCCCAGATACTATCGCTGCATAAGCGAGTTCAAGAAACTGACTGGTTCGTCAATGGTCATGAACACATCGTTCAACAGGCGCATCGAGCCGATAGTCTGCTCGATAGACCACGCCATCGAGACTTTCTTGAAGACGCCGATTGCCTACCTCGTGGCCGGCGATTTCATCGCGCGCAAAAACGGTAAGAACTGACTAGAGCAGTGGGTATCTGTAACCTGCCCCCTCACCTCCTCCGCGAGTTTCGATAACTGCTATTCTCCCAGTAGTTTATGATATAGGTCAATGTATTGACCGCTCGCTCGCTCCCAGGAGCTGTCGTAGGCCATCGCGCTGGCGGCTATTCTGCGCCACAGTGATTGGTCCCTGTAAAGGTTCAAGGCACGCTTCACAGTCTCTATCAGTGCACCGGCCGAATACTCCGTGAACAACAGGCCGTTGCCGGTCATTTCCCTCGGGTCAAACTCGGTAACGGTATCCGCAAGGCCGCCGGTCCGACGGACAATGGGGACGCTTCCGTAGCGCATTGCGATCAGCTGGCCAAGCCCGCACGGCTCGTAGCGCGAGGGCATCAGGAACATGTCAGACCCGGCGTAGATGCGCCTCGCCATAGCACTGTCAAATGTGATGTTGATGCCGACCTTCCCGACGAGTTTCTCCTTGAACCGCTCAAAAATGCGGTGATACTCTTCGTCGCCCGCGCCCAGAATGACGAAGTTGACGCCGAGGTCCATCAGCTCCTGAAAGGCCTGGGAGAGGAGGTCCAGGCCCTTCTGAGCAGCAAGCCTTGTGACCATACCAACGAGCGGCACGGCCTTGGAATAGGCGATATCGTTCTCCTCAGCCAGCGCCCTCTTGCATTCCTTCTTCGGACCGATGTCTGATGCGCTGAAATGTGCTGGGATGGCCTCGTCCGTCGCGGGGTCCCACTTCTCAGTGTCGATGCCGTTGGGTATCCCAAACAGAATGTCGCGCCTTGAGCCGAGAATTGTCTCGAGGCCGTAGCCGAACTCTGCCGTCTGAATCTCCTCGCTGTACTTGCGGCTTACGGTGCTCACCGCATCGCTGAAGACGATGCCGCCCTTGATGAAGCTGACCTTCTCCCAGAACTCGAGGCCCCCAACAACGAAATACTTCCAGCCCAGGCCCAGCTTCGGCAGCTCCTCGCGATCAAATAAGCCCTGATACGCGATGTTGTGAATGGTGAAGAGCGTCTTAGTGTGCGACAGGAAACCTCCTCCCTTCGCAGCCTCCTCCTTCAGGTATATTGGCACAAGCCCTGTCTGCCAATCGTTGCAGTGCAGTATATCCGCCTCAAACCCTATCGCTCGG carries:
- a CDS encoding carbamoyltransferase C-terminal domain-containing protein, which codes for MTYILGINELYHDISAALIKDGEIVGVMEEERLNRLKHTPGLCWGGKGPEMSIQWLFDEFGVRDSDIEAVAVSYHMNSYLAIKTIVDAVVSNLRRMTIKNIIKQRIGSDDPAAKVVYGNIVGYFYNRKRFLSRLRRRFKRVFELKHHLCHAASAFRMSGFEKANILVIDGLGEDHSTSLYIGDGNRISEPVRQYSQYQSLGMLYKTITFLLGFGYFGDGKLMGLSSYGEFDPKYENILEVSRHDYHVNLEQIRKVGPYARRYQMGDPILQEHKNIAKTVQTQLERAAVQLAEYLYKLTGYRKLCIAGGVGLNCNTNGKLLEQEFVDELFVQPGAMDMGTAIGGALEAYAMLGNESKTRLRTVAYGPEYSDEQLEAALKRAGLSYYKSSDAPKEAAQMVADNKIVGWFQGRMEFGPRALGYRTIMGNPCSAEMKDLVNKVKDRELWRPLAPSVLYEDVGDWFENAADSEFMTLNFKYKNGMGDKVPSVKHVDNTARIQTVHEDENPRYYRCISEFKKLTGSSMVMNTSFNRRIEPIVCSIDHAIETFLKTPIAYLVAGDFIARKNGKN
- the glgA gene encoding glycogen synthase GlgA, yielding MKIALIASEVFPFAKTGGLADVAGALPKYLARRGQEIIVIMPKYGTIDAAKFGLQDTGLEIAVEMAGETSNHKLFASDAIAGVKTYFIDAPEYFDRECLYGTPEGDYPDNSLRFGLFAKSVPEILRAIGFEADILHCNDWQTGLVPIYLKEEAAKGGGFLSHTKTLFTIHNIAYQGLFDREELPKLGLGWKYFVVGGLEFWEKVSFIKGGIVFSDAVSTVSRKYSEEIQTAEFGYGLETILGSRRDILFGIPNGIDTEKWDPATDEAIPAHFSASDIGPKKECKRALAEENDIAYSKAVPLVGMVTRLAAQKGLDLLSQAFQELMDLGVNFVILGAGDEEYHRIFERFKEKLVGKVGINITFDSAMARRIYAGSDMFLMPSRYEPCGLGQLIAMRYGSVPIVRRTGGLADTVTEFDPREMTGNGLLFTEYSAGALIETVKRALNLYRDQSLWRRIAASAMAYDSSWERASGQYIDLYHKLLGE